The DNA segment TTGCAGTGGGGTGACATCGATTGGAACAGTAGCACGATCTTTGTCAAAAGAAGTTTGAAATATCGGTATGAAAGTAAAATTAACGGCGAGAAGAGTTGGTATTTCGACACGCCTAAAACGAAATATTCTGTTCGGCCAATATCGATGTCACCGCGGCTCAAGGAAGCTTTGGAGATTCACCGTATTACCGCACCCATCAATGAATCTGATTTAATTTTCGTAAATAGCGCAGGCAGTCCGTTAGATCCGGATAATACGATCAAAAGAGAATTTCAACCCGCACTTCGAATGGCCGGTCTACGCATCGTTCGCTTCCACGACTTACGTCACACCTACACATCCCTTCTCATCGCCCAAGGGGAGAACATCAAATTCATCCAATCCCAACTCGGCCATGCCTCAATCCAAACCACCATGGATCGTTACGGTCATATCCTGCCGAATACCAACAAAGGAGTTGGGGAACGGTTGGATCGATTGGTGTTTGGAGAGGTTCCCCAGGCACCCATATCCCAAACATCTTCGGTCATTGAATAAATACAATGTTCTATATTATGGAACAGTTGTCTTATTTTTTGGGACGGACAACTCGATTGACCAACGGGCCATTTTGTGCTATAAGGTGCTATACTCCTAATCGTGAAAAAATAAACATTTCAAGGAGTTCTATCTATGGAAATTGTTAAGAAATTAGAGTTGTATCGTTTAGAAAACAAAATCACCCAAGAGGAACTAGCAGAGGAGCTGGGTGTGGCCTTTTCCACCGTCAACCGCTGGTTTAACAGCAGGACAGTTCCCAGTCAGATCCAGCAGTATCATATTGAAAAATATTTGAATAAAAAGGTTCGAAGAAAATAAAAGTATTGCAGGTTTTTATTTATAGGATAGCCAGAGTCACAGCTAGAGTGACAGCCAGAGTCCAGTACCAGTTCAGTACTAGAGCAGTACTAGTGTAAAAATTGATCAGCACCGACCCAGTTGGGACTAAGTCCCGTGAAGAAGTGAAGAAAACGTGATGATAGAAAAGAGAAAATCAAAAGGTATTGTAAGTTGGCCGGAAGACGACAGGCCCAGAGAGAAGTTGCTTAAAAAGGGCGCGGGCGCTTTGAGCAATTCAGAACTTTTGGCCATTTTGTTGCGTACCGGAACAAACGGTACCAGCGCCATTGATCTTGCTCGGAATGTGTTGAAGAAATTTGGTACGTTTCGGGAGATGGCGCACACGGACACCCGAGACTGGAAAGAATTCAAAGGTTTAGGCGGCGCTAAGATTGCCCACATTCAGGCCGCGCTTGAGATCGGGAGGCGCTATCAACAGGATGTTGTGTCCACCGGGAAGCAGAAGATCGCTTCCGCCAAAGACGTTGTTGCTTTAGTCCTGCCCCACATGCGCGACCTTAAGACCGAGGTCTTTAAGGTCGTCTATCTCGATAATAATAATCGAATCATTGATATTTCCGATGCCGCGATAGGAACGGTAGACCATGCCTTTCCCATCATCCGCGAAATAATCCATTCTGCTTTACAAAAATTCGCCAAGTCGATTGTTTGTGTGCATAACCATCCAAGCGGTGAAACTGCGCCAAGCATGCAGGATAAGAAATTTACCAAAGATTTATGCGATGCCGCGCGCCTCATGGAAATCAAGGTGCTGGATCATGTCATTATCGCTGGTGATAAACATTTTAGTTTTGCTGATGAAGGGCTTATATGCTGACAGATTATCACGCCAAATATTTTGCATATGAGCTCACTAAACGATGCGCTTCAGACAGTTTAGAGAAATTATCCGCAACCCTTTCTAATGCCCAAGTTGATTTAAATCCCCATCAAATTGAAGCCGCGCTTTTTGCTTTTCGATCACCGCTTTCCAAAGGCGCGATTCTCGCCGATGAAGTTGGTCTTGGTAAAACAATTGAGGCAGGCATTGTTATTTCCCAGAAGTGGGCGGAGCGGCAGAGAAAAATTCTTATTATTGTTCCAGCGAATTTAAGAAAACAATGGAACGAAGAGTTGTTAGATAAATTTTTCATACCTTCGATTATTCTCGAGAAAAAATCATTTAACGAAGAAATAAAAAAAGGAAATCTGAATCCTTTGAATCAGAAGGATTTAGTTGTTATTTGTTCTTACCATTTTGCCAGATCCAAAGACGTTTATATCAAACAAGCTGGTTTTGATTTAGTAATTATTGATGAAGCTCATCGCCTACGGAATGTTTACAAAGAGTCAAATAAGATTGCCAATGCGATTAAGAACTCATTAAAAGATTTCCCCAAAATACTTTTAACAGCTACTCCGCTTCAAAATTCACTTATTGAACTTTACGGACTAGTCAGTGTTGTTGACGAACAAGTTTTTGGTGATTTGGAAAGCTTTAAAGCTCAATACTGCCACAGTGATCCCCCAAATTATGCGGAATTAAAAGAACGGATTAAACCTGTTTGTCTCCGAACACTAAGAAGGCAGGTTTTGGAATATATCAAATATACCAACCGCATGGCGATCACTCAGGAGTTTTATCCCCGCCAAGAAGAGCAAGACCTCTACAACTTGGTCACTGAATACCTTCAACGGGATAGGCTTTATGCACTTCCAAAAGCTCAAAGGCACTTGATGACGCTGATTTTAAGAAAACTTTTAGCATCGTCCACATATGCCATTGCTGGAACATTGCTGGGGTTAGCTCGTAAACTGGAATTTTTACTTAAAAATCAAGACAAGCCGGAAGTGGTTGAAGATGTTTTATCTCAAGATTATGAGGCGTATGAGGAAACAAAGGATGAGTGGATTGATGATGAAGAAGGCGACGGGGAGGAAAAAGATGAGCCGCCGCAAACAAAATTAACTGCGGAAGATGTTGAGAATATAAATGAGGAAATTGATTTATTGAAGCAAATGCATGAATTGGCAAAGTCTATCGTTAAGAACTCCAAAGGAGAGGTTTTGTTGACTGCCCTTCAGAAAGGATTTGAGGAAGCTCAAAAAAAGGGCGCATTGAAGAAAGCGATTATCTTTACTGAATCCACTCGTACGCAGAGTTATATTCTTGAAATTTTAAATCAAACGGAATACGCAAACAGAATTGTACTTTTTAATGGAAATAACAATAGTCCACAGGCTAGAGAGATTCTTAAAAAGTGGGTTGAGAAAAATAAAGACACAGATCGAATCACAGATTCTTCGACGGCCAATATGAGAGCAGCGTTGGTTGATTTTTTCCGCAATGAAGCCGTGATTATGATTGCAACCGAAGCCGCGGCTGAGGGCATTAATCTTCAGTTTTGTTCTTTGATTGTTAATTATGATCTCCCTTGGAATCCGCAACGCATTGAACAACGTATAGGTCGGTGTCATCGTTATGGTCAAAAACATGATGTGGTGGTTGTTAATTTTTTGAATAAAAAGAATGCTGCGGATGTCAGGGTCTATGAATTGCTTGAGAAGAAGTTTCAGCTTTTTAGCGGGGTGTTTGGGGCTAGTGATGAAATCTTGGGAGCATTGGAATCTGGGGTGGATTTTGAGCGCCGCATCGCACAAATTTATCAAAATTGCCGTACTGAGGAGCAGATTCAAATCTCATTCGACCAGCTACAAAAAGATTTAGAAGAAAACATCTCAGAGAAAATCACCCAAACAAAACAGCGCCTTCTGGAAAGTTTTGACGAAGAAGTGGCCGAGAAATTGAAAATGAATTCTATTCAGAGTAAAGAATATTTGGGCAAGTATGAGGCTTGGTTGTGGGACTTAACGCGGTATTTTCTTGAGCCCTATGCCCGATTTGATCAGGGGGATCACTCCTTCACTTTAGTTAAAAACCCATTTCCTACAGAAAGCATTGACCCCGGTCCTTACAGGATTGGAAAACATATTGATGATGCGCATATTTATAGAGTAGGACACCCGTTAGCCCAAAAAGTCATTAGCCAGTTTAAGAGTAAAAATCTATCAACGGTGGAAGTGCAGTTTGACTACGAGAAATCCGGAAAGAAAATTTCAATATTGGAAGGCTTGGTTAACCGGACGGGGTGGCTTTCCGTCTATAACTTCACTATTCAGTCTTTTGAAGAAGAAGATCATGTTGTTTTATGCGGTTTAACTGAGGATGGTCAAGAGCTTAACGCGGATCAATGCCGAAGGCTTTTTTCACTTCCCGGAAGCGTTATGAATGAGACGGTGCTGGCAGAAAATACAAAAATTAGAATCAAGGAGATCATTGGCAAACGGCAGGCCATGATTTTAGATGCCAATATGCAGCGTAATTCCGGCTTCTTCGATAAAGAAATCGATAAGTTAGACAAGTGGGCTGAAGACAAGCGCAATTCGCTGAAATTATCTTTAAAAGACTTAGACGATGAGATTAAAGAACTCAAAAAGACGGCAAAACAGGCCCAGAGCCTGCCTGATAAATTAGCCGCACAGAAAAAGGTTAAGGCGCTGGAGAAGAAGCGTGACGAAGCTTGGCGAGAATACGATGTCACTGGCCGCAAAGTTGAAGAGGACAAAGATAATCTTATTGAATCAATTGAAAAAAAGCTTACTGCCAAAGAAACGTTGGCAGAAGTTTTTACCATACGCTGGAAAGTTGTTTGATTTTAATTAAAGGAGACCATGATGGGTGAACCAAAGAAAATGGATTTACGCTCGATGGATATGACCGAAGAGCATAAAGCAAAATTGAAGCAGATTTTTCCGCATGTGTTTAATGAGGACAAGATTGATTTTGAACGCCTTAAGCAAACGCTAGGTGAAGATATTGACGCTGGATTGGAACGTTTCGGCTTAACCTGGCCGGGGAAAGCCGAATGCATGAAGATCATTCAACAGCCAAGCATTGGTACCTTAAAACCCTGT comes from the Candidatus Omnitrophota bacterium genome and includes:
- the radC gene encoding DNA repair protein RadC, which encodes MIEKRKSKGIVSWPEDDRPREKLLKKGAGALSNSELLAILLRTGTNGTSAIDLARNVLKKFGTFREMAHTDTRDWKEFKGLGGAKIAHIQAALEIGRRYQQDVVSTGKQKIASAKDVVALVLPHMRDLKTEVFKVVYLDNNNRIIDISDAAIGTVDHAFPIIREIIHSALQKFAKSIVCVHNHPSGETAPSMQDKKFTKDLCDAARLMEIKVLDHVIIAGDKHFSFADEGLIC
- a CDS encoding helix-turn-helix transcriptional regulator: MEIVKKLELYRLENKITQEELAEELGVAFSTVNRWFNSRTVPSQIQQYHIEKYLNKKVRRK
- a CDS encoding SNF2-related protein, which gives rise to MLTDYHAKYFAYELTKRCASDSLEKLSATLSNAQVDLNPHQIEAALFAFRSPLSKGAILADEVGLGKTIEAGIVISQKWAERQRKILIIVPANLRKQWNEELLDKFFIPSIILEKKSFNEEIKKGNLNPLNQKDLVVICSYHFARSKDVYIKQAGFDLVIIDEAHRLRNVYKESNKIANAIKNSLKDFPKILLTATPLQNSLIELYGLVSVVDEQVFGDLESFKAQYCHSDPPNYAELKERIKPVCLRTLRRQVLEYIKYTNRMAITQEFYPRQEEQDLYNLVTEYLQRDRLYALPKAQRHLMTLILRKLLASSTYAIAGTLLGLARKLEFLLKNQDKPEVVEDVLSQDYEAYEETKDEWIDDEEGDGEEKDEPPQTKLTAEDVENINEEIDLLKQMHELAKSIVKNSKGEVLLTALQKGFEEAQKKGALKKAIIFTESTRTQSYILEILNQTEYANRIVLFNGNNNSPQAREILKKWVEKNKDTDRITDSSTANMRAALVDFFRNEAVIMIATEAAAEGINLQFCSLIVNYDLPWNPQRIEQRIGRCHRYGQKHDVVVVNFLNKKNAADVRVYELLEKKFQLFSGVFGASDEILGALESGVDFERRIAQIYQNCRTEEQIQISFDQLQKDLEENISEKITQTKQRLLESFDEEVAEKLKMNSIQSKEYLGKYEAWLWDLTRYFLEPYARFDQGDHSFTLVKNPFPTESIDPGPYRIGKHIDDAHIYRVGHPLAQKVISQFKSKNLSTVEVQFDYEKSGKKISILEGLVNRTGWLSVYNFTIQSFEEEDHVVLCGLTEDGQELNADQCRRLFSLPGSVMNETVLAENTKIRIKEIIGKRQAMILDANMQRNSGFFDKEIDKLDKWAEDKRNSLKLSLKDLDDEIKELKKTAKQAQSLPDKLAAQKKVKALEKKRDEAWREYDVTGRKVEEDKDNLIESIEKKLTAKETLAEVFTIRWKVV